One genomic segment of Vidua macroura isolate BioBank_ID:100142 unplaced genomic scaffold, ASM2450914v1 whyUn_scaffold_107, whole genome shotgun sequence includes these proteins:
- the TIMELESS gene encoding protein timeless homolog isoform X1: MDWYMMNCELLATCSALGYLEGDVYHREPDCLESVKDLIRYLRHEDESRDVRQQLGAAQILQNDLLPILVQYPQEKVLFDAVIRLMVNLTQPALLCFGKVPADATSRHHFLQVLSYLQAYKEAFASEKVFVVLSEKLYNLLQLDWEQRQEEDTLLIERILLLVRNVLHVPPDPTEEQQGVDGDASVHDRVLWALHISGMDDLLKFLASAQVEQQWALHVLEIISLMFRDQSPEELAALGQGTAGAEHREDMQELETLRQRELAEKRTRARQRPSRHSRFGGSYVLQGVKSIGDRDVVFHKGLHNLKSYTHDLGKEPRRLPRRRQAAPEAEPSRRSARNVRLFLRHFCQDFLEGCYNRLMLLVKDQLVREKAQQHDETYYLWATAFFMAFNRLHGFRPELVSETVGVRAFHFIEQNLTTYYEMALMDKKEATTWAHRMHLALKAYQELLRTVQEMDRSPEQAVRDSSQVIKSNIFYLMEYRELFLTLFRKFDETKQPRSFLRDLVETAHLFLRMLERFCRGRANLVVQSKRVRRKKKKKPHVPEAPAPPSAAELEQLWEGLAPQVQACLEGEVPLPEDMVPFDAASETPVEEQRAEAVLRIQECLRDSRVPQALQLLRSAREVWPEGDVFGSADVGPPEETQLLREILVAPLPRNAPAEPEEPEEEEEEDEEEEEQTLQVSEKEFNFLDYLKRFACAPVVRALVLLLRGYARNSAHTNHCAARLLHRLARDLHMEPLLFQLSLFALFHRLLSDPAAAAHQELVTLAKFILGKFFALAATNKKAFVELLFWKSPAIVCEMTKGYGSLQEGEGTTRSRVPPWTPQEEQELRELYWKYKEVEGGDIIAAILAHLPTPGRTRKQVVKQLVRMGLASSAKDFPRERKGTRIVLWTQEQEEELTRLFEEFHGSDDVLGNIMKHLTARRSRARVVEKLLGLGLVAERKELYKKRRRKSHGPGPGQAATGVPAMPAQDSSGDDEDSEEEEEEDEDEAEEGRMEEHWVPQEGAGQDLAQRLHREGLAGPLRWLENCLRRAAGDREEDGVSHPVPLVPLTEENEDAMEDRRFRSLLRQLGLRPPASEQESFWRIPAALTPQQLRRAAASIAHRGPSGSPQEVSEPPGCPQDPAPAEPLPAGLGSDSESEEPVPVPVPSPVQPRTKRRRELASEDEDEDGGSSGTRLAPPAPRSEEDEEEEEDPQPRGRRKRIRCVEEEEEED; the protein is encoded by the exons ATGGACTGGTACATGATGAACTGCGAGCTCCTGGCCacctgcagtgccctgggctACCTGGAGGGCGACGTGTACCACCGGGAGCCCGACTGCCTGG agAGCGTCAAGGACCTGATCCGGTACCTGCGCCACGAGGATGAGAGCCGGGACGTGCggcagcagctgggggcagCCCAAATCCTGCAGAACGACCTCCTGCCCATCCTGGTGCAGTACCCCCAGGAAAAAGTGCTCTTCGATGCTGTCATCAG GTTGATGGTGAACCTGACGCAGCCCgccctgctctgctttgggaaGGTGCCAGCAGATGCCACCTCCCGCCACCACTTCCTCCAGGTGCTGTCCTACCTGCAGGCCTACAAGGAG GCTTTTGCCAGCGAGAAGGTGTTTGTGGTGCTCAGTGAGAAGCTCTACAACCTCCTGCAGCTG GATTGGGAGCAGCGGCAGGAGGAGGACACACTGCTGATCGAGAggatcctgctgctggtgcGCAACGTGCTGCACGTGCCCCCAGACCCCACGGAGGAGCAG CAGGGTGTGGACGGTGACGCCAGCGTGCACGACCGGGTGCTGTGGGCGCTGCACATCAGCGGGATGGACGACCTGCTCAAATTCCTGGCCAGCGCCCAGGTGGAGCAGCAGTGGGCTCTGCACGTCCTGGAGATCATCTCCCTCATGTTCCGTGACCAg agcccagaggagctggcggcgctgggacaggggacagcaggggccgagcacagggaggacatgcaggagctggagaccttgaggcagagagagctggcagagaagaGAACCCGGGCACGGCAGCGCCCATCCAG GCATTCCCGCTTTGGTGGCTCCTACGTCCTGCAGGGCGTCAAGTCCATCGGGGACCGGGACGTGGTGTTCCACAAAGGGCTGCACAAC ctgaagagCTACACCCACGACCTGGGCAAGGAGCCCCGGCGGCTGCCCCGGCGCCGCCAGGCCGCCCCCGAGGCCGAGCCCTCGCGCCGCTCCGCCCGCAACGTCCGGCTCTTCCTGCGCCACTTCTGCCAGGACTTCCTGGAGGGCTGCTACAACCGCCTGATGCTGCTGGTcaag GACCAGCTGGTGCGGGAGAAGGCTCAGCAGCACGATGAGACCTATTACCTGTGGGCCACCGCCTTCTTCATGGCCTTCAACCGGCTCCACGGCTTCCGGCCCGAGCTGGTGTCCGAGACCGTGGGGGTCCGAGCCTTCCACTTCATCGAGCAGAACCTCACCACCTATTACGAGATGGCACTGATGGACAAGAAGGAGGCGACAACCTGGGCCCACAG GATGCACTTGGCCCTGAAGGCGTACCAGGAGCTGCTGCGGACGGTGCAGGAGATGGATCGCTCGCCGGAGCAGGCGGTGCGGGACAGCAGCCAGGTCATCAAGA GCAACATCTTCTACCTGATGGAATACCGGGAGCTCTTCCTCACGCTCTTCCGCAAGTTCGACGAGACCAAGCAGCCGCGCAGCTTCCTGCGGGACCTGGTGGAGACGGCCCACCTCTTCCTCCGCATGCTGGAGCGCTTCTGCCGCGGCCGTGCCAACCTCGTGGTGCAG AGCAAACGTGTGcggaggaagaagaagaagaagcctCATGTGCCTGAggcccccgccccgcccagCGCCgcggagctggagcagctgtgggaaggaTTGGCCCCGCAGGTCCAGGCCTGCCTGGAG ggCGAGGTGCCCCTCCCCGAGGACATGGTGCCCTTCGACGCCGCCTCGGAGACGCCGGTGGAGGAGCAGCGCGCGGAGGCTGTGCTGCGGATCCAGGAGTGCCTGCGGGATTCCCGCGtgccccaggccctgcagctgctgcgcTCAGCCAG ggaggtCTGGCCCGAAGGGGATGTGTTTGGATCCGCGGACGTGGGGCCGCCCGAGGAGACGCAGCTGCTTCGGGAGATCCTCGTCGCTCCCCTGCCCA GGAACGCACCCGCCGAGCCCGAAGAGccggaggaagaggaagaggaggacgaggaagaagaggagcagACCCTGCAGGTGTCGGAGAAGGAATTCAACTTCCTCGACTACCTGAAGCG GTTCGCCTGTGCCCCCGTGGTGCGGgcgctggtgctgctgctgcggggGTACGCGCGGAACAGCGCCCACACCAACCACTGCGCCGCGCGCCTGCTGCACCGCCTGGCCCGCGACCTGCACATGGAGCCCCTGCTCTTCCAGCTCTCCCTCTTCGCCCTCTTCCACCGCCTGCTCAGCGaccccgcggccgccgcgcaCCAG gagtTGGTGACCTTGGCCAAGTTCATTCTGGGCAAGTTCTTTGCGCTGGCGGCCACCAACAAAAAGGCTTTTGTGGAGCTGCTCTTCTGGAAGAGCCCGGCCATCGTCTGTGAGATGACCAAAGGCTACGGCTCcctgcaggagggagaggg gacCACCCGGAGCCGGGTGCCCCCCTGGACCcctcaggaggagcaggagctgcggGAGCTGTACTGGAAGTACAAGGAGGTGGAAG GTGGGGACATCATTGCTGCCATCCTGGCCCATCTCCCGACGCCCGGGCGGACGCGGAAGCAGGTGGTGAAGCAGCTGGTGCGGATGGGGCtggccagcagtgccaaggACTTCCCGCGGGAGAG GAAGGGCACCCGCATCGTGCTGTGGacgcaggagcaggaggaggagctgaCGCGGCTCTTTGAGGAGTTCCACGGCTCGGACG ACGTCCTGGGGAACATCATGAAGCACCTGACGGCGCGGCGCTCGCGGGCTCGCGTggtggagaagctgctggggctggggctggtggccgAACGCAAGGAGCTGTACAAGAAACGCCGGAGGAAGAGCCACGGCCCCGGTCCCGGGCAG GCTGCCACAGGTGTCCCGGCCATGCCAGCCCAGGACAGCTCAGGAGATGATGAGGACagcgaggaggaggaagaggaggatgaggatgaagcAGAGGAAGGCCGCATGGAGGAGCACTGGGTGCCCCAggaaggggctgggcaggacctgGCGCAGCGCCTGCATCGGGAAG ggctggccgGGCCCCTGCGGTGGCTGGAGAACTGCCTGCGGAGGGCGGCGGGGGACCGCGAGGAGGACG GCGTGTCCCACCCGGTGCCGCTGGTGCCGCTGACGGAGGAGAACGAGGATGCCATGGAGGACCGGCGCTTCCGGAGCCTGCTGCGGCAGCTGGGGCTGCGGCCCCCCGCCAGCGAGCAG GAATCCTTCTGGCGCATCCCGGCTGCCCTCACCCCGCAGCAGCTCCGGCGCGCGGCCGCCTCCATCGCCCACCGTGGCCCCTCAGGGTCCCCCCAGGAGGTGTCAGAGCCACCCGGGTGCCCCCAGGACCCGGCTCCAG CAGAgccgctgccggcggggctgggaTCAGACTCGGAGAG CGAGGAgcccgtccctgtccccgtccccagcCCGGTGCAGCCACGCACCAAGAGGCGCCGGGAGCTCGCCAGCGAGGACGAGGATGAGGATGGTGGGAGCTCAG GCACCAGGCTggcccccccagctccccgctccgaggaagatgaggaggaggaggaggatccACAGCCCCGGGGGCGGCGGAAGCGCATCCGCTGcgtggaagaggaagaggaggaggactGA
- the TIMELESS gene encoding protein timeless homolog isoform X3 encodes MDWYMMNCELLATCSALGYLEGDVYHREPDCLESVKDLIRYLRHEDESRDVRQQLGAAQILQNDLLPILVQYPQEKVLFDAVIRLMVNLTQPALLCFGKVPADATSRHHFLQVLSYLQAYKEAFASEKVFVVLSEKLYNLLQLDWEQRQEEDTLLIERILLLVRNVLHVPPDPTEEQQGVDGDASVHDRVLWALHISGMDDLLKFLASAQVEQQWALHVLEIISLMFRDQSPEELAALGQGTAGAEHREDMQELETLRQRELAEKRTRARQRPSRHSRFGGSYVLQGVKSIGDRDVVFHKGLHNLKSYTHDLGKEPRRLPRRRQAAPEAEPSRRSARNVRLFLRHFCQDFLEGCYNRLMLLVKDQLVREKAQQHDETYYLWATAFFMAFNRLHGFRPELVSETVGVRAFHFIEQNLTTYYEMALMDKKEATTWAHRMHLALKAYQELLRTVQEMDRSPEQAVRDSSQVIKSNIFYLMEYRELFLTLFRKFDETKQPRSFLRDLVETAHLFLRMLERFCRGRANLVVQSKRVRRKKKKKPHVPEAPAPPSAAELEQLWEGLAPQVQACLEGEVPLPEDMVPFDAASETPVEEQRAEAVLRIQECLRDSRVPQALQLLRSAREVWPEGDVFGSADVGPPEETQLLREILVAPLPRNAPAEPEEPEEEEEEDEEEEEQTLQVSEKEFNFLDYLKRFACAPVVRALVLLLRGYARNSAHTNHCAARLLHRLARDLHMEPLLFQLSLFALFHRLLSDPAAAAHQELVTLAKFILGKFFALAATNKKAFVELLFWKSPAIVCEMTKGYGSLQEGEGTTRSRVPPWTPQEEQELRELYWKYKEVEGGDIIAAILAHLPTPGRTRKQVVKQLVRMGLASSAKDFPRERKGTRIVLWTQEQEEELTRLFEEFHGSDDVLGNIMKHLTARRSRARVVEKLLGLGLVAERKELYKKRRRKSHGPGPGQAATGVPAMPAQDSSGDDEDSEEEEEEDEDEAEEGRMEEHWVPQEGAGQDLAQRLHREGLAGPLRWLENCLRRAAGDREEDGVSHPVPLVPLTEENEDAMEDRRFRSLLRQLGLRPPASEQESFWRIPAALTPQQLRRAAASIAHRGPSGSPQEVSEPPGCPQDPAPEPLPAGLGSDSESEEPVPVPVPSPVQPRTKRRRELASEDEDEDGGSSGTRLAPPAPRSEEDEEEEEDPQPRGRRKRIRCVEEEEEED; translated from the exons ATGGACTGGTACATGATGAACTGCGAGCTCCTGGCCacctgcagtgccctgggctACCTGGAGGGCGACGTGTACCACCGGGAGCCCGACTGCCTGG agAGCGTCAAGGACCTGATCCGGTACCTGCGCCACGAGGATGAGAGCCGGGACGTGCggcagcagctgggggcagCCCAAATCCTGCAGAACGACCTCCTGCCCATCCTGGTGCAGTACCCCCAGGAAAAAGTGCTCTTCGATGCTGTCATCAG GTTGATGGTGAACCTGACGCAGCCCgccctgctctgctttgggaaGGTGCCAGCAGATGCCACCTCCCGCCACCACTTCCTCCAGGTGCTGTCCTACCTGCAGGCCTACAAGGAG GCTTTTGCCAGCGAGAAGGTGTTTGTGGTGCTCAGTGAGAAGCTCTACAACCTCCTGCAGCTG GATTGGGAGCAGCGGCAGGAGGAGGACACACTGCTGATCGAGAggatcctgctgctggtgcGCAACGTGCTGCACGTGCCCCCAGACCCCACGGAGGAGCAG CAGGGTGTGGACGGTGACGCCAGCGTGCACGACCGGGTGCTGTGGGCGCTGCACATCAGCGGGATGGACGACCTGCTCAAATTCCTGGCCAGCGCCCAGGTGGAGCAGCAGTGGGCTCTGCACGTCCTGGAGATCATCTCCCTCATGTTCCGTGACCAg agcccagaggagctggcggcgctgggacaggggacagcaggggccgagcacagggaggacatgcaggagctggagaccttgaggcagagagagctggcagagaagaGAACCCGGGCACGGCAGCGCCCATCCAG GCATTCCCGCTTTGGTGGCTCCTACGTCCTGCAGGGCGTCAAGTCCATCGGGGACCGGGACGTGGTGTTCCACAAAGGGCTGCACAAC ctgaagagCTACACCCACGACCTGGGCAAGGAGCCCCGGCGGCTGCCCCGGCGCCGCCAGGCCGCCCCCGAGGCCGAGCCCTCGCGCCGCTCCGCCCGCAACGTCCGGCTCTTCCTGCGCCACTTCTGCCAGGACTTCCTGGAGGGCTGCTACAACCGCCTGATGCTGCTGGTcaag GACCAGCTGGTGCGGGAGAAGGCTCAGCAGCACGATGAGACCTATTACCTGTGGGCCACCGCCTTCTTCATGGCCTTCAACCGGCTCCACGGCTTCCGGCCCGAGCTGGTGTCCGAGACCGTGGGGGTCCGAGCCTTCCACTTCATCGAGCAGAACCTCACCACCTATTACGAGATGGCACTGATGGACAAGAAGGAGGCGACAACCTGGGCCCACAG GATGCACTTGGCCCTGAAGGCGTACCAGGAGCTGCTGCGGACGGTGCAGGAGATGGATCGCTCGCCGGAGCAGGCGGTGCGGGACAGCAGCCAGGTCATCAAGA GCAACATCTTCTACCTGATGGAATACCGGGAGCTCTTCCTCACGCTCTTCCGCAAGTTCGACGAGACCAAGCAGCCGCGCAGCTTCCTGCGGGACCTGGTGGAGACGGCCCACCTCTTCCTCCGCATGCTGGAGCGCTTCTGCCGCGGCCGTGCCAACCTCGTGGTGCAG AGCAAACGTGTGcggaggaagaagaagaagaagcctCATGTGCCTGAggcccccgccccgcccagCGCCgcggagctggagcagctgtgggaaggaTTGGCCCCGCAGGTCCAGGCCTGCCTGGAG ggCGAGGTGCCCCTCCCCGAGGACATGGTGCCCTTCGACGCCGCCTCGGAGACGCCGGTGGAGGAGCAGCGCGCGGAGGCTGTGCTGCGGATCCAGGAGTGCCTGCGGGATTCCCGCGtgccccaggccctgcagctgctgcgcTCAGCCAG ggaggtCTGGCCCGAAGGGGATGTGTTTGGATCCGCGGACGTGGGGCCGCCCGAGGAGACGCAGCTGCTTCGGGAGATCCTCGTCGCTCCCCTGCCCA GGAACGCACCCGCCGAGCCCGAAGAGccggaggaagaggaagaggaggacgaggaagaagaggagcagACCCTGCAGGTGTCGGAGAAGGAATTCAACTTCCTCGACTACCTGAAGCG GTTCGCCTGTGCCCCCGTGGTGCGGgcgctggtgctgctgctgcggggGTACGCGCGGAACAGCGCCCACACCAACCACTGCGCCGCGCGCCTGCTGCACCGCCTGGCCCGCGACCTGCACATGGAGCCCCTGCTCTTCCAGCTCTCCCTCTTCGCCCTCTTCCACCGCCTGCTCAGCGaccccgcggccgccgcgcaCCAG gagtTGGTGACCTTGGCCAAGTTCATTCTGGGCAAGTTCTTTGCGCTGGCGGCCACCAACAAAAAGGCTTTTGTGGAGCTGCTCTTCTGGAAGAGCCCGGCCATCGTCTGTGAGATGACCAAAGGCTACGGCTCcctgcaggagggagaggg gacCACCCGGAGCCGGGTGCCCCCCTGGACCcctcaggaggagcaggagctgcggGAGCTGTACTGGAAGTACAAGGAGGTGGAAG GTGGGGACATCATTGCTGCCATCCTGGCCCATCTCCCGACGCCCGGGCGGACGCGGAAGCAGGTGGTGAAGCAGCTGGTGCGGATGGGGCtggccagcagtgccaaggACTTCCCGCGGGAGAG GAAGGGCACCCGCATCGTGCTGTGGacgcaggagcaggaggaggagctgaCGCGGCTCTTTGAGGAGTTCCACGGCTCGGACG ACGTCCTGGGGAACATCATGAAGCACCTGACGGCGCGGCGCTCGCGGGCTCGCGTggtggagaagctgctggggctggggctggtggccgAACGCAAGGAGCTGTACAAGAAACGCCGGAGGAAGAGCCACGGCCCCGGTCCCGGGCAG GCTGCCACAGGTGTCCCGGCCATGCCAGCCCAGGACAGCTCAGGAGATGATGAGGACagcgaggaggaggaagaggaggatgaggatgaagcAGAGGAAGGCCGCATGGAGGAGCACTGGGTGCCCCAggaaggggctgggcaggacctgGCGCAGCGCCTGCATCGGGAAG ggctggccgGGCCCCTGCGGTGGCTGGAGAACTGCCTGCGGAGGGCGGCGGGGGACCGCGAGGAGGACG GCGTGTCCCACCCGGTGCCGCTGGTGCCGCTGACGGAGGAGAACGAGGATGCCATGGAGGACCGGCGCTTCCGGAGCCTGCTGCGGCAGCTGGGGCTGCGGCCCCCCGCCAGCGAGCAG GAATCCTTCTGGCGCATCCCGGCTGCCCTCACCCCGCAGCAGCTCCGGCGCGCGGCCGCCTCCATCGCCCACCGTGGCCCCTCAGGGTCCCCCCAGGAGGTGTCAGAGCCACCCGGGTGCCCCCAGGACCCGGCTCCAG AgccgctgccggcggggctgggaTCAGACTCGGAGAG CGAGGAgcccgtccctgtccccgtccccagcCCGGTGCAGCCACGCACCAAGAGGCGCCGGGAGCTCGCCAGCGAGGACGAGGATGAGGATGGTGGGAGCTCAG GCACCAGGCTggcccccccagctccccgctccgaggaagatgaggaggaggaggaggatccACAGCCCCGGGGGCGGCGGAAGCGCATCCGCTGcgtggaagaggaagaggaggaggactGA
- the TIMELESS gene encoding protein timeless homolog isoform X2, which translates to MDWYMMNCELLATCSALGYLEGDVYHREPDCLESVKDLIRYLRHEDESRDVRQQLGAAQILQNDLLPILVQYPQEKVLFDAVIRLMVNLTQPALLCFGKVPADATSRHHFLQVLSYLQAYKEAFASEKVFVVLSEKLYNLLQLDWEQRQEEDTLLIERILLLVRNVLHVPPDPTEEQGVDGDASVHDRVLWALHISGMDDLLKFLASAQVEQQWALHVLEIISLMFRDQSPEELAALGQGTAGAEHREDMQELETLRQRELAEKRTRARQRPSRHSRFGGSYVLQGVKSIGDRDVVFHKGLHNLKSYTHDLGKEPRRLPRRRQAAPEAEPSRRSARNVRLFLRHFCQDFLEGCYNRLMLLVKDQLVREKAQQHDETYYLWATAFFMAFNRLHGFRPELVSETVGVRAFHFIEQNLTTYYEMALMDKKEATTWAHRMHLALKAYQELLRTVQEMDRSPEQAVRDSSQVIKSNIFYLMEYRELFLTLFRKFDETKQPRSFLRDLVETAHLFLRMLERFCRGRANLVVQSKRVRRKKKKKPHVPEAPAPPSAAELEQLWEGLAPQVQACLEGEVPLPEDMVPFDAASETPVEEQRAEAVLRIQECLRDSRVPQALQLLRSAREVWPEGDVFGSADVGPPEETQLLREILVAPLPRNAPAEPEEPEEEEEEDEEEEEQTLQVSEKEFNFLDYLKRFACAPVVRALVLLLRGYARNSAHTNHCAARLLHRLARDLHMEPLLFQLSLFALFHRLLSDPAAAAHQELVTLAKFILGKFFALAATNKKAFVELLFWKSPAIVCEMTKGYGSLQEGEGTTRSRVPPWTPQEEQELRELYWKYKEVEGGDIIAAILAHLPTPGRTRKQVVKQLVRMGLASSAKDFPRERKGTRIVLWTQEQEEELTRLFEEFHGSDDVLGNIMKHLTARRSRARVVEKLLGLGLVAERKELYKKRRRKSHGPGPGQAATGVPAMPAQDSSGDDEDSEEEEEEDEDEAEEGRMEEHWVPQEGAGQDLAQRLHREGLAGPLRWLENCLRRAAGDREEDGVSHPVPLVPLTEENEDAMEDRRFRSLLRQLGLRPPASEQESFWRIPAALTPQQLRRAAASIAHRGPSGSPQEVSEPPGCPQDPAPAEPLPAGLGSDSESEEPVPVPVPSPVQPRTKRRRELASEDEDEDGGSSGTRLAPPAPRSEEDEEEEEDPQPRGRRKRIRCVEEEEEED; encoded by the exons ATGGACTGGTACATGATGAACTGCGAGCTCCTGGCCacctgcagtgccctgggctACCTGGAGGGCGACGTGTACCACCGGGAGCCCGACTGCCTGG agAGCGTCAAGGACCTGATCCGGTACCTGCGCCACGAGGATGAGAGCCGGGACGTGCggcagcagctgggggcagCCCAAATCCTGCAGAACGACCTCCTGCCCATCCTGGTGCAGTACCCCCAGGAAAAAGTGCTCTTCGATGCTGTCATCAG GTTGATGGTGAACCTGACGCAGCCCgccctgctctgctttgggaaGGTGCCAGCAGATGCCACCTCCCGCCACCACTTCCTCCAGGTGCTGTCCTACCTGCAGGCCTACAAGGAG GCTTTTGCCAGCGAGAAGGTGTTTGTGGTGCTCAGTGAGAAGCTCTACAACCTCCTGCAGCTG GATTGGGAGCAGCGGCAGGAGGAGGACACACTGCTGATCGAGAggatcctgctgctggtgcGCAACGTGCTGCACGTGCCCCCAGACCCCACGGAGGAGCAG GGTGTGGACGGTGACGCCAGCGTGCACGACCGGGTGCTGTGGGCGCTGCACATCAGCGGGATGGACGACCTGCTCAAATTCCTGGCCAGCGCCCAGGTGGAGCAGCAGTGGGCTCTGCACGTCCTGGAGATCATCTCCCTCATGTTCCGTGACCAg agcccagaggagctggcggcgctgggacaggggacagcaggggccgagcacagggaggacatgcaggagctggagaccttgaggcagagagagctggcagagaagaGAACCCGGGCACGGCAGCGCCCATCCAG GCATTCCCGCTTTGGTGGCTCCTACGTCCTGCAGGGCGTCAAGTCCATCGGGGACCGGGACGTGGTGTTCCACAAAGGGCTGCACAAC ctgaagagCTACACCCACGACCTGGGCAAGGAGCCCCGGCGGCTGCCCCGGCGCCGCCAGGCCGCCCCCGAGGCCGAGCCCTCGCGCCGCTCCGCCCGCAACGTCCGGCTCTTCCTGCGCCACTTCTGCCAGGACTTCCTGGAGGGCTGCTACAACCGCCTGATGCTGCTGGTcaag GACCAGCTGGTGCGGGAGAAGGCTCAGCAGCACGATGAGACCTATTACCTGTGGGCCACCGCCTTCTTCATGGCCTTCAACCGGCTCCACGGCTTCCGGCCCGAGCTGGTGTCCGAGACCGTGGGGGTCCGAGCCTTCCACTTCATCGAGCAGAACCTCACCACCTATTACGAGATGGCACTGATGGACAAGAAGGAGGCGACAACCTGGGCCCACAG GATGCACTTGGCCCTGAAGGCGTACCAGGAGCTGCTGCGGACGGTGCAGGAGATGGATCGCTCGCCGGAGCAGGCGGTGCGGGACAGCAGCCAGGTCATCAAGA GCAACATCTTCTACCTGATGGAATACCGGGAGCTCTTCCTCACGCTCTTCCGCAAGTTCGACGAGACCAAGCAGCCGCGCAGCTTCCTGCGGGACCTGGTGGAGACGGCCCACCTCTTCCTCCGCATGCTGGAGCGCTTCTGCCGCGGCCGTGCCAACCTCGTGGTGCAG AGCAAACGTGTGcggaggaagaagaagaagaagcctCATGTGCCTGAggcccccgccccgcccagCGCCgcggagctggagcagctgtgggaaggaTTGGCCCCGCAGGTCCAGGCCTGCCTGGAG ggCGAGGTGCCCCTCCCCGAGGACATGGTGCCCTTCGACGCCGCCTCGGAGACGCCGGTGGAGGAGCAGCGCGCGGAGGCTGTGCTGCGGATCCAGGAGTGCCTGCGGGATTCCCGCGtgccccaggccctgcagctgctgcgcTCAGCCAG ggaggtCTGGCCCGAAGGGGATGTGTTTGGATCCGCGGACGTGGGGCCGCCCGAGGAGACGCAGCTGCTTCGGGAGATCCTCGTCGCTCCCCTGCCCA GGAACGCACCCGCCGAGCCCGAAGAGccggaggaagaggaagaggaggacgaggaagaagaggagcagACCCTGCAGGTGTCGGAGAAGGAATTCAACTTCCTCGACTACCTGAAGCG GTTCGCCTGTGCCCCCGTGGTGCGGgcgctggtgctgctgctgcggggGTACGCGCGGAACAGCGCCCACACCAACCACTGCGCCGCGCGCCTGCTGCACCGCCTGGCCCGCGACCTGCACATGGAGCCCCTGCTCTTCCAGCTCTCCCTCTTCGCCCTCTTCCACCGCCTGCTCAGCGaccccgcggccgccgcgcaCCAG gagtTGGTGACCTTGGCCAAGTTCATTCTGGGCAAGTTCTTTGCGCTGGCGGCCACCAACAAAAAGGCTTTTGTGGAGCTGCTCTTCTGGAAGAGCCCGGCCATCGTCTGTGAGATGACCAAAGGCTACGGCTCcctgcaggagggagaggg gacCACCCGGAGCCGGGTGCCCCCCTGGACCcctcaggaggagcaggagctgcggGAGCTGTACTGGAAGTACAAGGAGGTGGAAG GTGGGGACATCATTGCTGCCATCCTGGCCCATCTCCCGACGCCCGGGCGGACGCGGAAGCAGGTGGTGAAGCAGCTGGTGCGGATGGGGCtggccagcagtgccaaggACTTCCCGCGGGAGAG GAAGGGCACCCGCATCGTGCTGTGGacgcaggagcaggaggaggagctgaCGCGGCTCTTTGAGGAGTTCCACGGCTCGGACG ACGTCCTGGGGAACATCATGAAGCACCTGACGGCGCGGCGCTCGCGGGCTCGCGTggtggagaagctgctggggctggggctggtggccgAACGCAAGGAGCTGTACAAGAAACGCCGGAGGAAGAGCCACGGCCCCGGTCCCGGGCAG GCTGCCACAGGTGTCCCGGCCATGCCAGCCCAGGACAGCTCAGGAGATGATGAGGACagcgaggaggaggaagaggaggatgaggatgaagcAGAGGAAGGCCGCATGGAGGAGCACTGGGTGCCCCAggaaggggctgggcaggacctgGCGCAGCGCCTGCATCGGGAAG ggctggccgGGCCCCTGCGGTGGCTGGAGAACTGCCTGCGGAGGGCGGCGGGGGACCGCGAGGAGGACG GCGTGTCCCACCCGGTGCCGCTGGTGCCGCTGACGGAGGAGAACGAGGATGCCATGGAGGACCGGCGCTTCCGGAGCCTGCTGCGGCAGCTGGGGCTGCGGCCCCCCGCCAGCGAGCAG GAATCCTTCTGGCGCATCCCGGCTGCCCTCACCCCGCAGCAGCTCCGGCGCGCGGCCGCCTCCATCGCCCACCGTGGCCCCTCAGGGTCCCCCCAGGAGGTGTCAGAGCCACCCGGGTGCCCCCAGGACCCGGCTCCAG CAGAgccgctgccggcggggctgggaTCAGACTCGGAGAG CGAGGAgcccgtccctgtccccgtccccagcCCGGTGCAGCCACGCACCAAGAGGCGCCGGGAGCTCGCCAGCGAGGACGAGGATGAGGATGGTGGGAGCTCAG GCACCAGGCTggcccccccagctccccgctccgaggaagatgaggaggaggaggaggatccACAGCCCCGGGGGCGGCGGAAGCGCATCCGCTGcgtggaagaggaagaggaggaggactGA